From the genome of Ignavibacteriales bacterium, one region includes:
- a CDS encoding YncE family protein, which translates to MKIIIIVVSISLIFLTLIACKENPKDAVRYIDENNNGFESYAVAEIIIHKCASSGCHIGATPAGNISMETFSALMQGAKSGNNGSFNFEGEVVIPFNADKSLLYQIIKKNVTPLSPHDGINLTSSETEIVKNWINDGAKDKGGTVSSSNASYHVYVCNQASDLISVIDGDKKVVSRLINVSTNSTIDAPHMVKEFGEFIYATVISSGKFFKIRKSDNQIVAEISGLEKPGMIQIDSTGTKAYVSRSSSSSSIYNTIYVINLNTMSLTKEISLPVTGIPHALALNQSNLKLYVANLTKDRISIVDAVNDEFLDDIILPTGTEPMQAAISPDGNYLYISARGVSKILIIDTNADSIFAEVVVNEMPMHIVVSSTGNRIYVSTMMNSGNGSALNVIEKSGTSWNRIAQISDVRLNMLHGCDITKDDKYIYVSGRNLDGMHQPKFKINGEGNNGTLGIINTETLSVEKVIDLEEFSSGLVVEKIN; encoded by the coding sequence ATGAAGATAATAATTATTGTTGTATCCATTAGTTTAATATTTCTGACACTAATCGCATGTAAAGAAAACCCTAAAGATGCTGTCAGATATATTGATGAAAATAATAATGGATTTGAAAGTTACGCTGTCGCTGAAATTATTATTCATAAATGTGCTAGTTCAGGATGCCATATTGGTGCAACACCGGCAGGTAATATTTCGATGGAAACATTTTCAGCTTTAATGCAAGGAGCAAAATCAGGCAATAACGGTAGCTTTAATTTTGAAGGTGAGGTTGTCATTCCGTTTAACGCCGACAAAAGTCTTCTTTATCAAATAATAAAAAAAAATGTTACTCCCCTTTCTCCGCATGATGGAATAAATCTTACTTCTTCAGAAACAGAAATTGTTAAGAATTGGATAAATGATGGTGCTAAAGACAAAGGCGGAACAGTTTCATCAAGCAATGCCAGTTACCATGTTTATGTTTGCAATCAAGCAAGTGATCTGATATCAGTAATAGATGGTGATAAAAAAGTGGTGTCAAGATTAATTAATGTTAGTACCAATTCCACAATTGATGCACCGCATATGGTAAAGGAGTTTGGGGAATTTATCTATGCAACTGTTATTAGCTCAGGTAAGTTCTTTAAAATTAGAAAATCTGATAACCAAATTGTAGCTGAAATTTCCGGTCTAGAAAAACCAGGAATGATACAAATTGATTCTACCGGCACAAAAGCTTATGTATCACGATCATCTAGTTCCTCAAGTATCTACAATACGATATACGTAATTAATTTAAACACTATGAGTTTAACTAAAGAGATTTCATTACCTGTAACTGGTATACCGCATGCTCTGGCATTGAATCAAAGTAATTTAAAATTATACGTAGCAAATCTTACCAAGGATAGGATAAGCATTGTAGATGCGGTAAATGATGAGTTTCTTGATGATATAATACTGCCAACTGGTACTGAACCAATGCAGGCAGCTATTTCACCAGATGGTAATTATTTATATATCTCCGCAAGAGGAGTAAGTAAAATATTAATTATAGACACCAATGCAGACAGTATATTTGCAGAAGTTGTTGTGAACGAAATGCCAATGCATATTGTGGTTTCTAGCACTGGCAATAGAATATACGTTTCTACAATGATGAATTCTGGCAATGGAAGTGCTTTAAATGTGATAGAAAAATCAGGTACAAGTTGGAACAGAATTGCACAAATTTCCGATGTGCGTTTAAATATGCTGCATGGCTGTGATATTACGAAAGATGACAAATACATTTATGTTTCCGGTCGTAATCTTGATGGAATGCATCAACCAAAATTTAAAATTAATGGAGAAGGCAACAACGGGACTTTAGGAATAATTAATACTGAAACTTTATCGGTAGAAAAAGTTATAGATTTAGAAGAATTTTCTTCAGGACTGGTTGTAGAAAAAATAAATTAA
- the coaD gene encoding pantetheine-phosphate adenylyltransferase has protein sequence MKKVIYPGTFDPVTFGHIDIVKRAVDLFDEVVVTVAINPTKKPLFTTEERVEMLRESLKEFNSKVVIDSFAGLLVEHAKQVGATAIVRGLRQISDFEFEFQMALMNRKLSGDITTIFLMPHERYTYLNSTVIRNLASLHADVSSFVPPNVHDALKKKFLV, from the coding sequence ATGAAAAAAGTAATTTACCCCGGTACATTCGATCCTGTAACATTTGGGCATATTGATATTGTAAAAAGAGCAGTTGATTTATTTGATGAAGTAGTAGTTACTGTAGCAATCAATCCTACAAAAAAGCCATTATTTACTACTGAAGAACGAGTTGAAATGCTCCGTGAATCATTAAAAGAATTTAATTCTAAAGTTGTAATAGATTCATTTGCTGGATTGCTTGTTGAGCATGCAAAACAAGTTGGTGCAACCGCAATTGTAAGGGGGTTAAGGCAAATAAGCGATTTTGAATTTGAATTTCAGATGGCGTTAATGAATAGAAAACTTAGCGGCGATATAACCACAATATTTTTAATGCCTCACGAAAGATATACTTACCTTAATTCAACTGTTATTAGAAATCTTGCATCTCTTCATGCAGATGTTAGCAGCTTTGTTCCACCAAATGTACATGATGCTTTGAAGAAAAAGTTTTTAGTATAA
- a CDS encoding T9SS type A sorting domain-containing protein, with protein sequence MKKLVLVFVFFSIISFQLNAQWFQQISGTEFDLYGVSFTDVNSGTAVGDGGTILRTTDGGTTWTLQSSGTTNSLSCVSFTDSNNGTAVGYNGTILRTTDGGASWILQQSGTMEWLWGVSFTDSRIGTVVGEKGIILRTTNGGASWVPQSSGTTNTLLSVSFTDSNNGTAVCLDVLRTTNGGATWIPQNSGATNWLASASFTDSNYGTAVGYEGTIYRTTDGGITWTSQTSGTTNWLYGVCFTNENYGTAVGTFGTILRTTNGGATWISQQSNVVPFNLSAVSFTDSLTGTVVGDQGRIVRTINGGVTNIEKTIDVMPTEYGLSQNYPNPFNPSTSIQYAISSRQFVTLKVYDVIGKEIATLVNEEKSAGNFNVEFNAFHLASGIYYYQLRAGDYVETKKMILLK encoded by the coding sequence ATGAAAAAATTAGTTTTAGTTTTTGTATTCTTTTCTATAATTTCATTTCAGCTAAATGCACAGTGGTTTCAACAAATAAGTGGAACAGAGTTCGATTTATACGGAGTCTCTTTTACTGATGTAAATAGCGGAACAGCTGTCGGAGATGGCGGTACAATTCTCAGAACTACAGATGGAGGTACTACCTGGACGCTGCAATCAAGTGGAACAACAAATTCTTTATCGTGTGTTTCATTTACTGACTCAAATAACGGAACAGCTGTTGGTTACAATGGGACCATATTAAGAACTACAGATGGTGGAGCGAGTTGGATTCTACAACAAAGTGGAACAATGGAATGGTTATGGGGTGTATCCTTCACAGATTCAAGAATTGGAACCGTTGTTGGTGAGAAAGGTATAATTCTCAGAACAACGAATGGAGGAGCTTCTTGGGTTCCACAATCTAGTGGTACGACAAATACTTTATTAAGTGTATCCTTTACCGATTCAAATAATGGGACAGCTGTCTGTTTAGATGTTCTCAGAACCACAAACGGTGGAGCTACTTGGATTCCCCAAAATAGTGGAGCAACAAACTGGTTGGCAAGCGCTTCTTTTACTGATTCCAATTATGGAACAGCAGTTGGTTATGAAGGCACAATCTACAGAACTACAGATGGTGGTATTACCTGGACTTCGCAAACAAGTGGAACAACAAATTGGTTGTACGGTGTCTGCTTTACCAATGAAAATTACGGAACTGCTGTTGGTACTTTTGGGACAATCTTAAGAACCACAAATGGTGGAGCAACCTGGATTTCTCAGCAATCTAATGTGGTTCCTTTTAATTTATCTGCTGTGTCATTTACAGATTCGCTTACTGGGACAGTCGTTGGTGATCAAGGTAGAATCGTTCGTACCATAAATGGTGGAGTAACAAATATAGAAAAGACGATTGATGTAATGCCAACTGAATACGGCCTGAGTCAGAATTATCCAAACCCGTTTAATCCAAGTACCAGTATCCAGTATGCAATAAGCAGTAGGCAATTTGTCACTTTAAAAGTTTACGATGTCATAGGTAAAGAAATTGCAACACTAGTTAACGAAGAAAAAAGTGCTGGAAATTTTAATGTTGAATTCAATGCATTTCACTTGGCAAGCGGAATATATTACTATCAACTAAGAGCAGGGGATTATGTTGAGACTAAGAAGATGATTCTTTTGAAATAA
- a CDS encoding aminotransferase class I/II-fold pyridoxal phosphate-dependent enzyme encodes MSLSLIAKSIKASPTLKLNEKFAILKEKGDPVIHLGGGEPKTKVPMDAILATVAHVNTGEVRYAPADGIPALKQAVIRYTDEFYERKVRPENVIASGGAKQAIMVALQAILNPQEEVLFPAPYWVSYPDMARMIGAIPVTALPEDGTFYPNIKDITDRVGSYTKAVIINSPNNPTGAMYSEDFIAEVVEFCEKKDIWLIMDDIYHRLLFDGRKPINCFKYAKKKDENSKIIVINGVSKQYAMTGFRIGWAVGNKKVIEAMSNIQGHQTSGPSVLLQKAAVAAINGIQSGVESLRATLENNRNVMVDLLRSFEGVKVSKPDGTFYCLADFSAYMKDSNKLSEFLIDKVQVLTVPGKEFGLDGHLRLSYCGAIKDVQDGIERMKWALDPNSPNELYIGDRKLVRDWS; translated from the coding sequence ATGAGTCTCAGTCTTATCGCAAAATCTATTAAAGCCTCGCCCACTTTAAAGCTAAATGAAAAGTTTGCAATCTTAAAAGAAAAAGGTGATCCCGTAATTCATCTTGGCGGCGGGGAACCAAAAACCAAAGTGCCAATGGATGCAATACTTGCAACTGTTGCACACGTAAACACCGGAGAAGTACGCTACGCACCTGCAGATGGTATTCCTGCGCTTAAGCAGGCCGTCATCAGGTACACAGATGAATTTTATGAAAGAAAAGTAAGACCTGAAAACGTTATTGCATCAGGCGGAGCTAAGCAGGCAATTATGGTTGCGCTTCAGGCAATATTAAATCCTCAGGAAGAAGTTCTCTTCCCTGCTCCGTATTGGGTTAGTTATCCTGATATGGCAAGAATGATTGGTGCAATTCCTGTTACTGCACTTCCGGAAGATGGTACATTTTATCCGAACATTAAAGATATTACAGACAGAGTTGGCTCTTATACAAAAGCGGTTATCATCAACAGTCCTAACAATCCTACCGGCGCAATGTACAGCGAGGATTTTATTGCTGAAGTTGTTGAGTTCTGCGAGAAGAAAGATATCTGGCTGATAATGGATGATATTTATCATCGCTTATTGTTTGATGGAAGAAAACCAATCAACTGTTTTAAGTATGCAAAAAAGAAAGATGAAAATTCTAAGATAATTGTAATAAACGGAGTTTCTAAACAGTATGCTATGACGGGATTTAGAATCGGCTGGGCTGTTGGAAATAAAAAAGTAATCGAGGCAATGAGCAACATACAGGGACATCAAACTTCCGGTCCATCTGTATTGTTACAAAAAGCTGCAGTTGCCGCAATAAACGGAATTCAATCCGGTGTAGAAAGTTTACGTGCAACTTTAGAAAACAACAGAAATGTTATGGTTGATTTGTTAAGATCGTTTGAAGGTGTTAAAGTTTCTAAACCTGATGGAACATTTTATTGTCTTGCGGATTTTTCTGCTTATATGAAAGACTCAAACAAACTCTCGGAATTTTTAATTGATAAAGTTCAGGTGCTAACAGTTCCAGGTAAAGAGTTTGGTTTGGATGGTCATTTGAGGTTAAGCTATTGCGGAGCTATAAAAGATGTTCAAGATGGAATTGAGAGAATGAAATGGGCTCTCGATCCTAACTCACCTAACGAACTATATATTGGCGACAGAAAATTAGTGAGGGATTGGTCATGA
- the pckA gene encoding phosphoenolpyruvate carboxykinase (ATP) encodes MKYLEFNTPATKQAMELASDFRLKNQGLTDLDRVFWNLPDEALYEEAIFRNEAKLSKQGPLVVNTGKHTARAAADKFIVQEQSTNDKIWWGAYNRPFSSEKFNQLMGRVQAYCQGEELFVQDCYVGADPDYKMPIRIITEKAWHSLFARNMFITTEDRDELKKFIPDFTVICLPGFKTEPAIDGTRTETGIILNFAQRTAIIANSLYGGEIKKSVFTLLNFLLTFEDVLPMHCSANVGDKGDVALFFGLSGTGKTTLSADPKRNLIGDDEHGWSNEGVFNFEGGCYAKVIRLSAEAEPEIYETTRRFGTILENVVYDPVSRYIDLDDDQITENTRCSYPLSFIPNVVPDGYVRTHPKNIIFLTCDASGVMPPIAKLNPEQAQYHFISGYTSKIAGTEIGLGIEPQITFSACFGAPFMVRHPYEYAAMLKERMLKHKANVWLVNTGWVGGRFGVGKRISIRHTRNLLNAALEGKLDKVKYRKDKLFGFEVPLTCPEVPEDVLEPSNSWGNKDEYWKKYDALAARFVENFKLFEKDTSDEVQSAGPKRLGK; translated from the coding sequence ATGAAATATTTAGAATTTAATACCCCCGCAACAAAGCAGGCAATGGAACTTGCCTCTGATTTCAGATTAAAGAATCAGGGTTTAACAGATCTTGATCGTGTATTCTGGAATTTACCTGACGAAGCTTTGTATGAGGAAGCAATTTTCAGAAATGAAGCAAAACTTTCTAAACAAGGTCCGCTTGTAGTAAATACAGGCAAACATACTGCACGAGCTGCGGCAGATAAATTTATAGTTCAGGAACAAAGCACAAATGATAAAATCTGGTGGGGTGCTTATAATCGTCCGTTCAGCTCAGAAAAATTTAATCAGTTGATGGGTAGAGTTCAGGCTTATTGTCAGGGTGAAGAATTATTTGTTCAAGACTGTTATGTTGGTGCCGATCCGGATTATAAAATGCCGATCAGAATAATAACTGAAAAAGCGTGGCACAGTTTATTTGCAAGAAATATGTTCATCACAACAGAAGACAGAGATGAACTTAAAAAGTTTATTCCTGATTTTACAGTTATTTGCTTACCGGGTTTTAAAACCGAGCCCGCCATTGATGGAACGAGAACTGAAACTGGAATTATATTAAACTTTGCACAACGCACGGCGATAATTGCAAACTCACTTTACGGCGGCGAGATTAAGAAATCTGTCTTTACACTTCTAAATTTCTTACTAACATTTGAAGATGTTTTACCTATGCACTGTTCAGCAAATGTTGGAGACAAAGGTGATGTTGCATTGTTTTTTGGATTAAGCGGAACTGGTAAAACAACACTTTCTGCGGATCCAAAAAGAAATCTTATAGGCGATGATGAACACGGATGGAGTAATGAAGGTGTGTTTAATTTTGAAGGCGGATGTTATGCAAAAGTAATTCGTCTTTCTGCAGAAGCTGAACCGGAGATTTATGAAACGACAAGAAGATTCGGAACGATATTAGAAAATGTTGTTTACGATCCTGTTAGCAGATACATCGATTTGGACGATGATCAGATCACAGAAAATACCCGCTGTTCTTATCCATTAAGTTTTATTCCAAATGTTGTTCCCGATGGATATGTAAGAACACATCCAAAAAATATAATCTTTTTGACATGCGATGCTTCAGGTGTAATGCCTCCAATTGCAAAATTAAATCCTGAACAAGCCCAATATCATTTTATAAGCGGTTACACTTCTAAAATTGCTGGAACTGAAATCGGACTTGGAATAGAACCACAGATAACTTTCTCTGCTTGTTTTGGAGCCCCGTTTATGGTTCGTCATCCTTATGAATATGCTGCAATGTTGAAAGAAAGAATGCTCAAGCATAAAGCAAATGTTTGGCTTGTTAACACAGGCTGGGTTGGCGGAAGATTTGGTGTGGGAAAACGAATTAGTATTCGTCATACTAGAAATCTTTTAAATGCTGCCCTGGAAGGTAAGTTAGATAAAGTAAAATATCGAAAAGATAAATTGTTTGGATTTGAAGTGCCACTAACTTGTCCAGAAGTTCCCGAAGATGTACTTGAGCCCTCAAACTCCTGGGGCAATAAAGATGAGTATTGGAAAAAGTATGATGCGCTTGCAGCACGTTTCGTTGAGAACTTTAAGCTGTTTGAAAAAGACACTTCAGATGAAGTACAATCGGCTGGCCCAAAGAGATTAGGAAAGTAA